The Halomonas binhaiensis nucleotide sequence AGTAAGGCGACCGGCCACGCCGACCTTGCCTGGGCCACCATGCACGCCCTCAGTCACGAACCTATCGACGGTCCCGCCCAGGGCACCGGCCAATCCGTAGTGGAGTTTTCCGAATGAGCGAGACAGCCGCCAAACCCCGTATCCGCGTACCATCCGGGTACCGCCATCAGCCGGCACCGAGTATGCCAAAGGCTGAAGCTTTCACCTTCGGCGATGCCGAGCCGGTGACCTCTATGCGTGACATCTTCTATGAAGGGCTGCTCCTCACTCCGGATGAGTGGTACGAGCCACCTATCCCGTTGGAGATCCTCGCCAAGAGCTATCGGGCGACGGCACACCATGGGTCAGCTCTCCAGGTGAAGCGCAATATCCTCCTGCGCACCTTCAAACCGCACCCACTGCTGGGTCGCCAGGCATTCAGTGGTTTGGCGCTGGATTACCTGGTATTCGGTAACGGTTATCTCGAGGAGGTGCGCGGCAGGTTGGGCAAGTTGCTGCCATTCCGTCACCTGCGAGCCAAGTACATGCGCCGTGGTGGCACCAATGCCGACCGGTACTGGTGGGTGCCGAACTACATCGACCGCACCGAGTTGCCCAGAGGGAGGGTGGTTCACCTGCTCGAGCCCGACGTCGACCAGGCCATCTATGGCGTACCCGACTACATCGGCAGTCTGCAGAGTGCCTGGCTCAACGAGAATGCCACCCTGTTTCGTCGCCGCTACTTCCTCAACGGCAGTCATGCAGGGTTCGTGATGTATGTGAGCGACCCGGCCAGCAACCAAGATGACATTGATGCCATGCGCAAGGCTCTGAAGGAGTCGAAGGGGGTCGGTAACTTCCGCAACCTGTTCTTCTACAGCCCAGGAGGGAAAAAGGA carries:
- a CDS encoding phage portal protein; this translates as MSETAAKPRIRVPSGYRHQPAPSMPKAEAFTFGDAEPVTSMRDIFYEGLLLTPDEWYEPPIPLEILAKSYRATAHHGSALQVKRNILLRTFKPHPLLGRQAFSGLALDYLVFGNGYLEEVRGRLGKLLPFRHLRAKYMRRGGTNADRYWWVPNYIDRTELPRGRVVHLLEPDVDQAIYGVPDYIGSLQSAWLNENATLFRRRYFLNGSHAGFVMYVSDPASNQDDIDAMRKALKESKGVGNFRNLFFYSPGGKKDGVQIIPISEVAAKDDFWNIKNITRDDQLAGHRIPPQLMGIIPSNTGGFGDVEKAARVFVANELEPLQAALQEVNELVGEEIIRFQPYSLGDPELMPLDPTR